A portion of the Musa acuminata AAA Group cultivar baxijiao chromosome BXJ1-1, Cavendish_Baxijiao_AAA, whole genome shotgun sequence genome contains these proteins:
- the LOC104000613 gene encoding uncharacterized protein LOC104000613 isoform X3: protein MESPECPVCLEPYDERSTVPRVLACGHSVCEQCIAALPTPLSALPDAVRCPACNQVVPFPRSLGYDALPKNIDLLRLISSSSSHPLFPSSASDAKSKPSPALEFSPLSGDQRLLYSTWKYTILPPDAISPVPAEGTTAELLVATMSSPLGGPWFSSTNQLVSLLPIVTASSSSKEPGWFRLSYTASVVEAMHELGDRVRDELRFLAEATWKERRGLCRVYGFWMNPEKERSNLYLVSESFDRTLLDVLKKKRKLILSGGSVENFLAFGKTSLDLCEAVMGLHSQGIICGCLMPSCICFDESGHCLIDLNKVLLTGRQIWQAVSSCAPNGGGDNYGEAENQAFISPEVLLQVYDEDASNCGFKGALGYGSDVWSLACILVILVTGDELPATQVLNGWFCVFDKGKHENFVESYDAWKVIVVSKLEMFLLGTQFEPLLHILTSCLSYEVQNRPQVYDIWHCIQHPFVENFLYDLHPWDGLVAKDTFLCCLVLGNLFSLHKNSPNVSPREVNSSVSKNVSDVAMIGSNVSNGEHLQQEKIDGDFVKGLYGGHLKSVSLQGHKDCVTGLAIGGGFLFSSSFDKTINVLSLQDFSHFQSLKGHEHRVMALLVSDDGNKPFCISGDSGSGIFLWSIGPSLGQEPWKKWYEHNDWRYSGIHCLAVSGTGYLYSGSGDKSIKAWSMQVLCLDLHSDKDYSLSFTMVGHKSTVSSLAVANGFLYSGSWDGTIRLWWLHDHSPLAVLGDEAPGNSTPILSLSVKSNLLISSHENGVLKELSENELEADIGTIASINCDSVITSLLYWHGRLFAGFSNKEIKVYYNPI from the exons ATGGAGTCGCCGGAGTGCCCGGTTTGTCTGGAGCCGTACGACGAGAGGTCCACGGTGCCCCGTGTCCTCGCCTGCGGCCACTCCGTCTGTGAGCAGTGCATCGCCGCCCTACCCACGCCGCTCTCCGCTCTCCCCGACGCCGTCCGCTGCCCCGCCTGCAACCAGGTCGTCCCCTTCCCCCGTTCCCTCGGCTACGATGCCCTTCCCAAAAACATCGACCTTCTCCGCctcatctcttcctcctcttctcaccCTCTGTTCCCTTCTTCCGCGTCCGATGCCAAATCCAAACCGTCTCCTGCTCTGGAGTTTTCCCCCCTGTCCGGGGACCAACGCCTCCTCTACTCTACCTGGAAATATACAATCTTGCCTCCGGACGCCATCTCTCCCGTTCCCGCTGAAGGTACAACGGCCGAGCTTTTGGTGGCAACCATGTCCTCGCCTCTCGGCGGTCCCTGGTTCTCGTCCACGAATCAGCTCGTGAGTCTTCTGCCAATCGTTACGGCCTCGTCTTCGTCTAAAGAACCTGGATGGTTTCGTCTCAGTTACACGGCGAGCGTGGTGGAGGCTATGCACGAATTGGGAGATCGGGTGAGAGACGAACTGCGTTTTCTTGCGGAGGCCACCTGGAAGGAAAGACGGGGCCTTTGTAGGGTTTACGGGTTCTGGATGAACCCGGAAAAAGAAAGATCTAATCTTTACTTGGTTTCTGAAAGCTTTGATCGAACCCTTTTAGATGTtttgaaaaagaagaggaagcttATTTTATCTGGAGGGAGTGTTGAGAACTTTCTTGCATTTGGGAAGACGAGTTTGGACCTATGTGAAGCAGTGATGGGTTTGCACTCGCAGGGCATCATCTGTGGTTGCTTGATGCCTTCCTGCATCTGTTTCGATGAGTCTGGACATTGCCTTATTGATTTAAACAAAGTTTTGCTAACAGGAAGGCAAATTTGGCAAGCTGTCAGTTCTTGTGCACCCAATGGAGGAGGGGATAACTATGGCGAGGCCGAGAACCAAGCGTTTATAAGCCCTGAAGTACTTCTTCAGGTGTATGATGAGGATGCCAGCAATTGTGGATTTAAAGGTGCTCTTGGATATGGCTCGGATGTGTGGTCATTGGCCTGCATCTTAGTCATACTTGTTACTGGTGATGAGTTGCCTGCAACACAGGTACTCAACGGTTGGTTTTGTGTCTTTGATAAAGGGAAACACGAGAATTTTGTTGAATCATATGATGCATGGAAGGTGATAGTGGTCTCTAAGTTGGAAATGTTTTTGCTGGGCACTCAATTCGAACCGTTGCTTCATATTCTCACATCATGTTTGAGTTATGAGGTGCAAAACCGACCTCAAGTATATGATATTTGGCACTGCATTCAGCATCCTTTTGTAGAAAATTTTCTTTATGATCTTCATCCTTGGGATGGACTTGTAGCAAAAGATACTTTCTTATGCTGCTTAGTTCTTGGGAATTTGTTTTCCTTACATAAAAATTCCCCAAATGTTTCCCCAAGGGAAGTGAACTCAAGTGTTTCTAAGAATGTTTCAGATGTTGCAATGATAGGGAGCAATGTTTCCAATGGGGAGCATTTGCAGCAGGAGAAAATTGATGGAGACTTTGTCAAAGGGCTGTATGGAGGTCACTTGAAATCTGTGTCTCTTCAGGGCCACAAGGATTGTGTAACTGGGTTGGCTATTGGAG GGGGCTTTCTGTTTAGTTCTTCATTTGACAAGACAATCAATGTGTTGTCCTTGCAG GACTTTTCTCATTTTCAATCTTTAAAAGGCCACGAACACAGAGTGATGGCTTTACTTGTTTCGGATGATGGAAACAAGCCATTTTGCATAAGTGGTGACAGTGGAAGTGGTATTTTCCTTTGGAGCATTGGTCCATCTCTCGGTCAAGAGCCATGGAAGAAATGGTATGAGCATAATGATTGGCGTTATAGTGGCATTCACTGTTTGGCTGTTTCAGGAACAGGATACCTCTATAGTGGTAGTGGAGACAAGTCTATAAAAGCTTGGTCCATGCAGGTTTTATGCTTAGATCTACATTCTGATAAA GATTACTCCCTTTCATTCACCATGGTTGGCCATAAATCAACGGTATCTTCTTTGGCAGTTGCTAATGGTTTTCTTTATAGTGGAAGTTGGGATGGTACCATCAGATTATGGTGGCTCCATGACCACAGCCCCCTGGCAGTTTTAGGGGATGAGGCACCAGGAAATTCAACCCCTATTTTATCGCTTTCAGTCAAGAGCAATTTGCTTATTTCATCCCATGAAAATGGAGTTCTAAAG GAGTTGTCAGAAAATGAACTAGAAGCAGACATTGGTACTATTGCTTCCATCAATTGTGATTCAGTTATAACTTCTCTTTTGTACTGGCACGGGAGACTTTTTGCAGGATTCTCCAATAAGGAAATCAAG GTGTACTACAATCCTATATGA
- the LOC104000613 gene encoding uncharacterized protein LOC104000613 isoform X2 → MESPECPVCLEPYDERSTVPRVLACGHSVCEQCIAALPTPLSALPDAVRCPACNQVVPFPRSLGYDALPKNIDLLRLISSSSSHPLFPSSASDAKSKPSPALEFSPLSGDQRLLYSTWKYTILPPDAISPVPAEGTTAELLVATMSSPLGGPWFSSTNQLVSLLPIVTASSSSKEPGWFRLSYTASVVEAMHELGDRVRDELRFLAEATWKERRGLCRVYGFWMNPEKERSNLYLVSESFDRTLLDVLKKKRKLILSGGSVENFLAFGKTSLDLCEAVMGLHSQGIICGCLMPSCICFDESGHCLIDLNKVLLTGRQIWQAVSSCAPNGGGDNYGEAENQAFISPEVLLQVYDEDASNCGFKGALGYGSDVWSLACILVILVTGDELPATQVLNGWFCVFDKGKHENFVESYDAWKVIVVSKLEMFLLGTQFEPLLHILTSCLSYEVQNRPQVYDIWHCIQHPFVENFLYDLHPWDGLVAKDTFLCCLVLGNLFSLHKNSPNVSPREVNSSVSKNVSDVAMIGSNVSNGEHLQQEKIDGDFVKGLYGGHLKSVSLQGHKDCVTGLAIGGGFLFSSSFDKTINVLSLQDFSHFQSLKGHEHRVMALLVSDDGNKPFCISGDSGSGIFLWSIGPSLGQEPWKKWYEHNDWRYSGIHCLAVSGTGYLYSGSGDKSIKAWSMQDYSLSFTMVGHKSTVSSLAVANGFLYSGSWDGTIRLWWLHDHSPLAVLGDEAPGNSTPILSLSVKSNLLISSHENGVLKVWSNDVLVKSEQIQGGAIFALYIDRGSIFAGGWDKTIHIQELSENELEADIGTIASINCDSVITSLLYWHGRLFAGFSNKEIKVYYNPI, encoded by the exons ATGGAGTCGCCGGAGTGCCCGGTTTGTCTGGAGCCGTACGACGAGAGGTCCACGGTGCCCCGTGTCCTCGCCTGCGGCCACTCCGTCTGTGAGCAGTGCATCGCCGCCCTACCCACGCCGCTCTCCGCTCTCCCCGACGCCGTCCGCTGCCCCGCCTGCAACCAGGTCGTCCCCTTCCCCCGTTCCCTCGGCTACGATGCCCTTCCCAAAAACATCGACCTTCTCCGCctcatctcttcctcctcttctcaccCTCTGTTCCCTTCTTCCGCGTCCGATGCCAAATCCAAACCGTCTCCTGCTCTGGAGTTTTCCCCCCTGTCCGGGGACCAACGCCTCCTCTACTCTACCTGGAAATATACAATCTTGCCTCCGGACGCCATCTCTCCCGTTCCCGCTGAAGGTACAACGGCCGAGCTTTTGGTGGCAACCATGTCCTCGCCTCTCGGCGGTCCCTGGTTCTCGTCCACGAATCAGCTCGTGAGTCTTCTGCCAATCGTTACGGCCTCGTCTTCGTCTAAAGAACCTGGATGGTTTCGTCTCAGTTACACGGCGAGCGTGGTGGAGGCTATGCACGAATTGGGAGATCGGGTGAGAGACGAACTGCGTTTTCTTGCGGAGGCCACCTGGAAGGAAAGACGGGGCCTTTGTAGGGTTTACGGGTTCTGGATGAACCCGGAAAAAGAAAGATCTAATCTTTACTTGGTTTCTGAAAGCTTTGATCGAACCCTTTTAGATGTtttgaaaaagaagaggaagcttATTTTATCTGGAGGGAGTGTTGAGAACTTTCTTGCATTTGGGAAGACGAGTTTGGACCTATGTGAAGCAGTGATGGGTTTGCACTCGCAGGGCATCATCTGTGGTTGCTTGATGCCTTCCTGCATCTGTTTCGATGAGTCTGGACATTGCCTTATTGATTTAAACAAAGTTTTGCTAACAGGAAGGCAAATTTGGCAAGCTGTCAGTTCTTGTGCACCCAATGGAGGAGGGGATAACTATGGCGAGGCCGAGAACCAAGCGTTTATAAGCCCTGAAGTACTTCTTCAGGTGTATGATGAGGATGCCAGCAATTGTGGATTTAAAGGTGCTCTTGGATATGGCTCGGATGTGTGGTCATTGGCCTGCATCTTAGTCATACTTGTTACTGGTGATGAGTTGCCTGCAACACAGGTACTCAACGGTTGGTTTTGTGTCTTTGATAAAGGGAAACACGAGAATTTTGTTGAATCATATGATGCATGGAAGGTGATAGTGGTCTCTAAGTTGGAAATGTTTTTGCTGGGCACTCAATTCGAACCGTTGCTTCATATTCTCACATCATGTTTGAGTTATGAGGTGCAAAACCGACCTCAAGTATATGATATTTGGCACTGCATTCAGCATCCTTTTGTAGAAAATTTTCTTTATGATCTTCATCCTTGGGATGGACTTGTAGCAAAAGATACTTTCTTATGCTGCTTAGTTCTTGGGAATTTGTTTTCCTTACATAAAAATTCCCCAAATGTTTCCCCAAGGGAAGTGAACTCAAGTGTTTCTAAGAATGTTTCAGATGTTGCAATGATAGGGAGCAATGTTTCCAATGGGGAGCATTTGCAGCAGGAGAAAATTGATGGAGACTTTGTCAAAGGGCTGTATGGAGGTCACTTGAAATCTGTGTCTCTTCAGGGCCACAAGGATTGTGTAACTGGGTTGGCTATTGGAG GGGGCTTTCTGTTTAGTTCTTCATTTGACAAGACAATCAATGTGTTGTCCTTGCAG GACTTTTCTCATTTTCAATCTTTAAAAGGCCACGAACACAGAGTGATGGCTTTACTTGTTTCGGATGATGGAAACAAGCCATTTTGCATAAGTGGTGACAGTGGAAGTGGTATTTTCCTTTGGAGCATTGGTCCATCTCTCGGTCAAGAGCCATGGAAGAAATGGTATGAGCATAATGATTGGCGTTATAGTGGCATTCACTGTTTGGCTGTTTCAGGAACAGGATACCTCTATAGTGGTAGTGGAGACAAGTCTATAAAAGCTTGGTCCATGCAG GATTACTCCCTTTCATTCACCATGGTTGGCCATAAATCAACGGTATCTTCTTTGGCAGTTGCTAATGGTTTTCTTTATAGTGGAAGTTGGGATGGTACCATCAGATTATGGTGGCTCCATGACCACAGCCCCCTGGCAGTTTTAGGGGATGAGGCACCAGGAAATTCAACCCCTATTTTATCGCTTTCAGTCAAGAGCAATTTGCTTATTTCATCCCATGAAAATGGAGTTCTAAAG GTGTGGAGTAATGATGTGCTTGTAAAATCGGAGCAAATTCAGGGTGGTGCAATTTTTGCACTTTACATTGACAGAGGTTCAATTTTCGCTGGAGGATGGGATAAAACCATCCACATACAG GAGTTGTCAGAAAATGAACTAGAAGCAGACATTGGTACTATTGCTTCCATCAATTGTGATTCAGTTATAACTTCTCTTTTGTACTGGCACGGGAGACTTTTTGCAGGATTCTCCAATAAGGAAATCAAG GTGTACTACAATCCTATATGA
- the LOC104000613 gene encoding uncharacterized protein LOC104000613 isoform X1 — protein sequence MESPECPVCLEPYDERSTVPRVLACGHSVCEQCIAALPTPLSALPDAVRCPACNQVVPFPRSLGYDALPKNIDLLRLISSSSSHPLFPSSASDAKSKPSPALEFSPLSGDQRLLYSTWKYTILPPDAISPVPAEGTTAELLVATMSSPLGGPWFSSTNQLVSLLPIVTASSSSKEPGWFRLSYTASVVEAMHELGDRVRDELRFLAEATWKERRGLCRVYGFWMNPEKERSNLYLVSESFDRTLLDVLKKKRKLILSGGSVENFLAFGKTSLDLCEAVMGLHSQGIICGCLMPSCICFDESGHCLIDLNKVLLTGRQIWQAVSSCAPNGGGDNYGEAENQAFISPEVLLQVYDEDASNCGFKGALGYGSDVWSLACILVILVTGDELPATQVLNGWFCVFDKGKHENFVESYDAWKVIVVSKLEMFLLGTQFEPLLHILTSCLSYEVQNRPQVYDIWHCIQHPFVENFLYDLHPWDGLVAKDTFLCCLVLGNLFSLHKNSPNVSPREVNSSVSKNVSDVAMIGSNVSNGEHLQQEKIDGDFVKGLYGGHLKSVSLQGHKDCVTGLAIGGGFLFSSSFDKTINVLSLQDFSHFQSLKGHEHRVMALLVSDDGNKPFCISGDSGSGIFLWSIGPSLGQEPWKKWYEHNDWRYSGIHCLAVSGTGYLYSGSGDKSIKAWSMQVLCLDLHSDKDYSLSFTMVGHKSTVSSLAVANGFLYSGSWDGTIRLWWLHDHSPLAVLGDEAPGNSTPILSLSVKSNLLISSHENGVLKVWSNDVLVKSEQIQGGAIFALYIDRGSIFAGGWDKTIHIQELSENELEADIGTIASINCDSVITSLLYWHGRLFAGFSNKEIKVYYNPI from the exons ATGGAGTCGCCGGAGTGCCCGGTTTGTCTGGAGCCGTACGACGAGAGGTCCACGGTGCCCCGTGTCCTCGCCTGCGGCCACTCCGTCTGTGAGCAGTGCATCGCCGCCCTACCCACGCCGCTCTCCGCTCTCCCCGACGCCGTCCGCTGCCCCGCCTGCAACCAGGTCGTCCCCTTCCCCCGTTCCCTCGGCTACGATGCCCTTCCCAAAAACATCGACCTTCTCCGCctcatctcttcctcctcttctcaccCTCTGTTCCCTTCTTCCGCGTCCGATGCCAAATCCAAACCGTCTCCTGCTCTGGAGTTTTCCCCCCTGTCCGGGGACCAACGCCTCCTCTACTCTACCTGGAAATATACAATCTTGCCTCCGGACGCCATCTCTCCCGTTCCCGCTGAAGGTACAACGGCCGAGCTTTTGGTGGCAACCATGTCCTCGCCTCTCGGCGGTCCCTGGTTCTCGTCCACGAATCAGCTCGTGAGTCTTCTGCCAATCGTTACGGCCTCGTCTTCGTCTAAAGAACCTGGATGGTTTCGTCTCAGTTACACGGCGAGCGTGGTGGAGGCTATGCACGAATTGGGAGATCGGGTGAGAGACGAACTGCGTTTTCTTGCGGAGGCCACCTGGAAGGAAAGACGGGGCCTTTGTAGGGTTTACGGGTTCTGGATGAACCCGGAAAAAGAAAGATCTAATCTTTACTTGGTTTCTGAAAGCTTTGATCGAACCCTTTTAGATGTtttgaaaaagaagaggaagcttATTTTATCTGGAGGGAGTGTTGAGAACTTTCTTGCATTTGGGAAGACGAGTTTGGACCTATGTGAAGCAGTGATGGGTTTGCACTCGCAGGGCATCATCTGTGGTTGCTTGATGCCTTCCTGCATCTGTTTCGATGAGTCTGGACATTGCCTTATTGATTTAAACAAAGTTTTGCTAACAGGAAGGCAAATTTGGCAAGCTGTCAGTTCTTGTGCACCCAATGGAGGAGGGGATAACTATGGCGAGGCCGAGAACCAAGCGTTTATAAGCCCTGAAGTACTTCTTCAGGTGTATGATGAGGATGCCAGCAATTGTGGATTTAAAGGTGCTCTTGGATATGGCTCGGATGTGTGGTCATTGGCCTGCATCTTAGTCATACTTGTTACTGGTGATGAGTTGCCTGCAACACAGGTACTCAACGGTTGGTTTTGTGTCTTTGATAAAGGGAAACACGAGAATTTTGTTGAATCATATGATGCATGGAAGGTGATAGTGGTCTCTAAGTTGGAAATGTTTTTGCTGGGCACTCAATTCGAACCGTTGCTTCATATTCTCACATCATGTTTGAGTTATGAGGTGCAAAACCGACCTCAAGTATATGATATTTGGCACTGCATTCAGCATCCTTTTGTAGAAAATTTTCTTTATGATCTTCATCCTTGGGATGGACTTGTAGCAAAAGATACTTTCTTATGCTGCTTAGTTCTTGGGAATTTGTTTTCCTTACATAAAAATTCCCCAAATGTTTCCCCAAGGGAAGTGAACTCAAGTGTTTCTAAGAATGTTTCAGATGTTGCAATGATAGGGAGCAATGTTTCCAATGGGGAGCATTTGCAGCAGGAGAAAATTGATGGAGACTTTGTCAAAGGGCTGTATGGAGGTCACTTGAAATCTGTGTCTCTTCAGGGCCACAAGGATTGTGTAACTGGGTTGGCTATTGGAG GGGGCTTTCTGTTTAGTTCTTCATTTGACAAGACAATCAATGTGTTGTCCTTGCAG GACTTTTCTCATTTTCAATCTTTAAAAGGCCACGAACACAGAGTGATGGCTTTACTTGTTTCGGATGATGGAAACAAGCCATTTTGCATAAGTGGTGACAGTGGAAGTGGTATTTTCCTTTGGAGCATTGGTCCATCTCTCGGTCAAGAGCCATGGAAGAAATGGTATGAGCATAATGATTGGCGTTATAGTGGCATTCACTGTTTGGCTGTTTCAGGAACAGGATACCTCTATAGTGGTAGTGGAGACAAGTCTATAAAAGCTTGGTCCATGCAGGTTTTATGCTTAGATCTACATTCTGATAAA GATTACTCCCTTTCATTCACCATGGTTGGCCATAAATCAACGGTATCTTCTTTGGCAGTTGCTAATGGTTTTCTTTATAGTGGAAGTTGGGATGGTACCATCAGATTATGGTGGCTCCATGACCACAGCCCCCTGGCAGTTTTAGGGGATGAGGCACCAGGAAATTCAACCCCTATTTTATCGCTTTCAGTCAAGAGCAATTTGCTTATTTCATCCCATGAAAATGGAGTTCTAAAG GTGTGGAGTAATGATGTGCTTGTAAAATCGGAGCAAATTCAGGGTGGTGCAATTTTTGCACTTTACATTGACAGAGGTTCAATTTTCGCTGGAGGATGGGATAAAACCATCCACATACAG GAGTTGTCAGAAAATGAACTAGAAGCAGACATTGGTACTATTGCTTCCATCAATTGTGATTCAGTTATAACTTCTCTTTTGTACTGGCACGGGAGACTTTTTGCAGGATTCTCCAATAAGGAAATCAAG GTGTACTACAATCCTATATGA
- the LOC104000613 gene encoding uncharacterized protein LOC104000613 isoform X4, protein MESPECPVCLEPYDERSTVPRVLACGHSVCEQCIAALPTPLSALPDAVRCPACNQVVPFPRSLGYDALPKNIDLLRLISSSSSHPLFPSSASDAKSKPSPALEFSPLSGDQRLLYSTWKYTILPPDAISPVPAEGTTAELLVATMSSPLGGPWFSSTNQLVSLLPIVTASSSSKEPGWFRLSYTASVVEAMHELGDRVRDELRFLAEATWKERRGLCRVYGFWMNPEKERSNLYLVSESFDRTLLDVLKKKRKLILSGGSVENFLAFGKTSLDLCEAVMGLHSQGIICGCLMPSCICFDESGHCLIDLNKVLLTGRQIWQAVSSCAPNGGGDNYGEAENQAFISPEVLLQVYDEDASNCGFKGALGYGSDVWSLACILVILVTGDELPATQVLNGWFCVFDKGKHENFVESYDAWKVIVVSKLEMFLLGTQFEPLLHILTSCLSYEVQNRPQVYDIWHCIQHPFVENFLYDLHPWDGLVAKDTFLCCLVLGNLFSLHKNSPNVSPREVNSSVSKNVSDVAMIGSNVSNGEHLQQEKIDGDFVKGLYGGHLKSVSLQGHKDCVTGLAIGGGFLFSSSFDKTINVLSLQDFSHFQSLKGHEHRVMALLVSDDGNKPFCISGDSGSGIFLWSIGPSLGQEPWKKWYEHNDWRYSGIHCLAVSGTGYLYSGSGDKSIKAWSMQVLCLDLHSDKDYSLSFTMVGHKSTVSSLAVANGFLYSGSWDGTIRLWWLHDHSPLAVLGDEAPGNSTPILSLSVKSNLLISSHENGVLK, encoded by the exons ATGGAGTCGCCGGAGTGCCCGGTTTGTCTGGAGCCGTACGACGAGAGGTCCACGGTGCCCCGTGTCCTCGCCTGCGGCCACTCCGTCTGTGAGCAGTGCATCGCCGCCCTACCCACGCCGCTCTCCGCTCTCCCCGACGCCGTCCGCTGCCCCGCCTGCAACCAGGTCGTCCCCTTCCCCCGTTCCCTCGGCTACGATGCCCTTCCCAAAAACATCGACCTTCTCCGCctcatctcttcctcctcttctcaccCTCTGTTCCCTTCTTCCGCGTCCGATGCCAAATCCAAACCGTCTCCTGCTCTGGAGTTTTCCCCCCTGTCCGGGGACCAACGCCTCCTCTACTCTACCTGGAAATATACAATCTTGCCTCCGGACGCCATCTCTCCCGTTCCCGCTGAAGGTACAACGGCCGAGCTTTTGGTGGCAACCATGTCCTCGCCTCTCGGCGGTCCCTGGTTCTCGTCCACGAATCAGCTCGTGAGTCTTCTGCCAATCGTTACGGCCTCGTCTTCGTCTAAAGAACCTGGATGGTTTCGTCTCAGTTACACGGCGAGCGTGGTGGAGGCTATGCACGAATTGGGAGATCGGGTGAGAGACGAACTGCGTTTTCTTGCGGAGGCCACCTGGAAGGAAAGACGGGGCCTTTGTAGGGTTTACGGGTTCTGGATGAACCCGGAAAAAGAAAGATCTAATCTTTACTTGGTTTCTGAAAGCTTTGATCGAACCCTTTTAGATGTtttgaaaaagaagaggaagcttATTTTATCTGGAGGGAGTGTTGAGAACTTTCTTGCATTTGGGAAGACGAGTTTGGACCTATGTGAAGCAGTGATGGGTTTGCACTCGCAGGGCATCATCTGTGGTTGCTTGATGCCTTCCTGCATCTGTTTCGATGAGTCTGGACATTGCCTTATTGATTTAAACAAAGTTTTGCTAACAGGAAGGCAAATTTGGCAAGCTGTCAGTTCTTGTGCACCCAATGGAGGAGGGGATAACTATGGCGAGGCCGAGAACCAAGCGTTTATAAGCCCTGAAGTACTTCTTCAGGTGTATGATGAGGATGCCAGCAATTGTGGATTTAAAGGTGCTCTTGGATATGGCTCGGATGTGTGGTCATTGGCCTGCATCTTAGTCATACTTGTTACTGGTGATGAGTTGCCTGCAACACAGGTACTCAACGGTTGGTTTTGTGTCTTTGATAAAGGGAAACACGAGAATTTTGTTGAATCATATGATGCATGGAAGGTGATAGTGGTCTCTAAGTTGGAAATGTTTTTGCTGGGCACTCAATTCGAACCGTTGCTTCATATTCTCACATCATGTTTGAGTTATGAGGTGCAAAACCGACCTCAAGTATATGATATTTGGCACTGCATTCAGCATCCTTTTGTAGAAAATTTTCTTTATGATCTTCATCCTTGGGATGGACTTGTAGCAAAAGATACTTTCTTATGCTGCTTAGTTCTTGGGAATTTGTTTTCCTTACATAAAAATTCCCCAAATGTTTCCCCAAGGGAAGTGAACTCAAGTGTTTCTAAGAATGTTTCAGATGTTGCAATGATAGGGAGCAATGTTTCCAATGGGGAGCATTTGCAGCAGGAGAAAATTGATGGAGACTTTGTCAAAGGGCTGTATGGAGGTCACTTGAAATCTGTGTCTCTTCAGGGCCACAAGGATTGTGTAACTGGGTTGGCTATTGGAG GGGGCTTTCTGTTTAGTTCTTCATTTGACAAGACAATCAATGTGTTGTCCTTGCAG GACTTTTCTCATTTTCAATCTTTAAAAGGCCACGAACACAGAGTGATGGCTTTACTTGTTTCGGATGATGGAAACAAGCCATTTTGCATAAGTGGTGACAGTGGAAGTGGTATTTTCCTTTGGAGCATTGGTCCATCTCTCGGTCAAGAGCCATGGAAGAAATGGTATGAGCATAATGATTGGCGTTATAGTGGCATTCACTGTTTGGCTGTTTCAGGAACAGGATACCTCTATAGTGGTAGTGGAGACAAGTCTATAAAAGCTTGGTCCATGCAGGTTTTATGCTTAGATCTACATTCTGATAAA GATTACTCCCTTTCATTCACCATGGTTGGCCATAAATCAACGGTATCTTCTTTGGCAGTTGCTAATGGTTTTCTTTATAGTGGAAGTTGGGATGGTACCATCAGATTATGGTGGCTCCATGACCACAGCCCCCTGGCAGTTTTAGGGGATGAGGCACCAGGAAATTCAACCCCTATTTTATCGCTTTCAGTCAAGAGCAATTTGCTTATTTCATCCCATGAAAATGGAGTTCTAAAG TAA